A stretch of the Lactuca sativa cultivar Salinas chromosome 9, Lsat_Salinas_v11, whole genome shotgun sequence genome encodes the following:
- the LOC111898203 gene encoding DNA-directed RNA polymerases II and V subunit 8A yields the protein MVETLFEDIFRVDQLDPDGKKFDKVNRIEARSDQFDMYMQLDVNTDVYPMHVGEKFMMVLATTLNLDGTPDSGFFSPGGRKSLADKFDYVMHGKLYRINEEGSGANVKADIYVSFGGLLMLLRGDPSIAAKFELDQRLFILMRKVDKA from the exons ATGGTTGAAACGTTGTTTGAAGATATATTTAGGGTTGATCAGCTTGACCCTGATGGCAAGAAATTTGACAAAG ttAATCGTATTGAAGCAAGAAGCGATCAATTTGATATGTACATGCAGCTGGATGTGAATACAGATGTTTATCCTATGCATGTTGGTGAGAAATTTATGATGGTTCTAGCAACTACCTTGAACTTGGATGGAACTCCTGACAGTGGATTCTTTTCTCCT GGTGGGCGAAAGTCGCTTGCTGACAAGTTTGACTATGTGATGCATGGAAAGTTGTATAGGATCAATGAAGAAGGTTCAGGAGCTAATGTTAAAGC GGACATTTATGTCTCATTTGGTGGTTTATTGATGTTGTTGAGGGGTGACCCTTCGATTGCAGCTAAGTTTGAGCTTGATCAGAGGCTATTCATCCTCATGAGGAAG GTGGACAAGGCTTAG